Proteins encoded together in one Oxalobacteraceae sp. CFBP 8761 window:
- a CDS encoding 3-methyl-2-oxobutanoate dehydrogenase (2-methylpropanoyl-transferring) subunit alpha translates to MSQSNPLSLHVPEPTGRPGCKTDFTYLQLTPAGAVRRPPIDVAPLETSDMAQQLIRVLDEHGNAVGPWAEAPDRDLLRFGLRTMMKTRIFDARMVIAQRQKKMSFYMISLGEEAIGTAHALALQDGDMNFPTYRQQSLLMAREVPLVDMICQLLSNERDPLKGRQLPVMYSVRSAGFFTISGNLATQYPQAVGWAMASAIKGDTKIASAWIGDGATAESDFSTALTFAHVYRAPVILNVVNNQWAISSFQAIAGGESVTFATRGVGSGIASLRVDGNDFLAVLAASRWAAERARSNLGPTLIEWVTYRAGPHSTSDDPARYRPADDYARFPLGDPIARLRQYLTNLGWWSDDEHDATHTALEAEILAAQKEAESFGILGDERAPSAATMFEDVYKDMPEHLRRQRQQLGV, encoded by the coding sequence TTCAGTTGACCCCTGCCGGCGCTGTCCGGCGCCCGCCCATCGATGTGGCCCCGCTCGAGACGAGCGACATGGCCCAGCAGCTCATACGCGTGCTCGACGAGCACGGCAACGCCGTCGGCCCGTGGGCCGAAGCGCCAGACCGCGACCTGTTGCGCTTCGGCCTGCGCACGATGATGAAGACCCGCATTTTTGATGCGCGCATGGTCATCGCCCAGCGCCAGAAGAAAATGTCGTTCTACATGATCAGCCTCGGCGAAGAAGCGATCGGCACCGCCCACGCGCTCGCGCTGCAGGACGGCGACATGAATTTCCCGACCTACCGCCAGCAAAGCCTGTTGATGGCGCGTGAAGTGCCGCTGGTCGACATGATCTGCCAGCTGCTGTCGAACGAGCGCGATCCCCTCAAGGGCCGCCAGTTGCCGGTGATGTACTCGGTGCGCAGCGCCGGCTTCTTCACGATTTCCGGCAACCTCGCCACGCAATACCCGCAAGCGGTCGGCTGGGCCATGGCCTCGGCCATCAAGGGCGACACCAAGATCGCATCGGCCTGGATCGGCGACGGCGCCACCGCCGAATCCGACTTCTCCACCGCCCTCACCTTCGCCCACGTGTACCGCGCGCCGGTCATCCTCAACGTCGTCAACAACCAGTGGGCGATCTCGAGCTTCCAGGCGATTGCCGGCGGCGAGAGCGTGACCTTCGCCACCCGTGGCGTGGGCAGCGGCATTGCGTCGCTGCGCGTCGATGGCAACGATTTTCTGGCCGTGCTGGCCGCCTCGCGCTGGGCCGCCGAACGGGCGCGCAGCAACCTCGGCCCAACGCTGATCGAATGGGTGACTTACCGCGCCGGCCCGCACTCGACATCGGACGATCCGGCGCGCTATCGCCCGGCCGACGATTACGCCCGCTTCCCGCTGGGCGACCCCATTGCCCGCCTGCGCCAGTACCTGACCAACCTGGGCTGGTGGTCGGACGACGAGCACGATGCGACGCACACGGCGCTCGAAGCCGAGATCCTGGCCGCGCAAAAAGAAGCCGAGAGTTTCGGCATCCTGGGCGACGAGCGCGCACCGAGCGCTGCGACGATGTTCGAGGACGTTTATAAAGACATGCCGGAGCATCTGCGCCGTCAGCGTCAACAGCTGGGGGTATGA
- a CDS encoding alpha-ketoacid dehydrogenase subunit beta, whose product MSMARDDLPKDAATVPMTMIQALRSAMDVMMERDDNVVVYGQDVGYFGGVFRVTDGLQAKYGKSRAFDAPISEGGIVGTAVGMAAYGLRPVVEIQFADYFYPATDQIVSEAARLRYRSAGEFTASMVIRMPCGGGIYGGQTHSQSPEAFFTHVCGLRTVMPSNPYDAKGLLIASIENDDPVIFLEPKRLYNGPFDGHHDRPVVPWSGHPKGDVPTGYYTVELDKAAIVRPGNDVTVIAYGTMVWVAEAAARESGVDAEVIDLRSIWPLDLDTLVKSVQKTGRCVIVHEATQTSGFGAELAALIQEHCFYQLEAPIGRVAGWDTPYPHAQEWAYFPGPDRVGAALKRVMEG is encoded by the coding sequence ATGAGCATGGCACGTGACGATTTACCAAAAGATGCGGCCACCGTGCCGATGACCATGATCCAGGCGCTGCGCTCGGCCATGGACGTGATGATGGAACGCGACGACAACGTGGTCGTCTACGGCCAGGACGTCGGCTACTTCGGCGGCGTGTTCCGCGTCACCGATGGCTTGCAGGCGAAATATGGCAAATCGCGTGCGTTCGACGCGCCGATTTCCGAAGGCGGCATCGTCGGCACCGCGGTCGGCATGGCCGCGTATGGCCTGCGTCCGGTGGTCGAGATCCAGTTTGCCGATTATTTCTATCCGGCGACCGACCAGATCGTGTCCGAGGCGGCGCGCCTGCGCTACCGCTCGGCCGGCGAATTCACGGCCTCGATGGTGATCCGCATGCCTTGCGGCGGCGGCATCTATGGCGGCCAGACCCACAGCCAGAGCCCTGAAGCATTCTTCACCCACGTGTGCGGCCTGCGCACCGTGATGCCGTCGAACCCGTACGACGCCAAAGGCCTGCTGATCGCATCGATCGAGAACGACGATCCGGTGATTTTCCTGGAACCCAAGCGCCTGTACAACGGCCCGTTCGACGGCCACCACGACCGGCCTGTCGTGCCATGGTCGGGCCACCCGAAAGGCGACGTCCCGACCGGCTACTACACGGTGGAGCTGGACAAGGCGGCCATCGTCCGCCCTGGCAACGACGTCACCGTCATCGCTTACGGCACCATGGTCTGGGTCGCTGAAGCGGCGGCCCGTGAATCGGGCGTCGATGCCGAGGTGATCGACCTGCGCAGCATCTGGCCACTCGACCTGGACACGCTCGTCAAGTCGGTGCAAAAGACCGGCCGCTGCGTGATCGTGCACGAGGCCACGCAGACGAGCGGCTTCGGCGCCGAACTGGCCGCGCTCATTCAAGAGCACTGTTTCTACCAGCTGGAAGCGCCGATCGGGCGCGTGGCCGGCTGGGACACCCCGTATCCGCATGCGCAGGAATGGGCTTACTTTCCGGGGCCCGACCGTGTCGGCGCGGCCCTGAAACGCGTGATGGAGGGTTGA